CCAATACCCACACGATCTAATAAATATGTTCACACGCCCGACCTTAGGTCGCACGTATGAAACAGATTTATTGAGACCATGTTTTTTGTTTATAATAAAATTGGTAGTTTTCTTAGCGCAAAAAACGTTTCAATACGCCGCATTTCTCTTCGGCTTTCAAGGGACAAAGATAAGAGATTTGTTGGGTATTGCCAAAAAAAGAGAGGGAATTTCTATATATGTTTGAGGAGTAGCCATTGGGTGCAAAGATAGGTTGAACTATATGGAAATGCCGAACTATAATCTCTCAATCCTACTAGAGAATTAAAAAGTAAAAATTTGCTGTCATCTGTCACATGTTTATATTTAAATATCTGATTGTGAATGAGTAGTGCTGTGACAGCAGCATGTGATAGCACGGTGACAGTACTTTTGCTGTCACACCTTTTCTTGCTTCCTCTTTTAGAAGCAAGTTCCAAGTTAGTTCCTTTGTTTGAAACTTTAGTTTCAACAAAGAGAAACTAGAGTTTCATCGGTAAAAAACTAATGGTTTCAAGCAATTGGAACTAAAGTTTCAAACAGGTGAAACTTTAGTTTCCTATGTGTGAAACTCTAGTTTCGAGCCTTGAAACTCGTCGTATCTCTACACGTTGCGATTATTTTGCCTACACGTGACGATTGCTTACGATTATTTAGCCCGCATCTATTCTTTCATTCAACTTATTATTTCGGGGCACACTACTTCATCTTTCAGTCATTATTATATCATTTCCCAGCTATTAATACCTGATTTTCCAACTATTAATAGCTGACGTTTAGAGTGTTAATACTTGACGCAATAACTGTTAATACCCTGTATGTCAGATATTAGCATCCTGCTTTTTGTATAGATGAGAGTGAGGGTAACTTTTACTCTCAGGGGGACTACCATGCTTGCTCTCATAGCTGAAACACCGATAAACAGGGGGAAAGAGAGAGGGAGTGAGGGTATGAGAGTAAATTGTGCATGAAAACTATTCCGGATAAGAAAATAGTAAGAGAAGTAGTGGCAAATAATCTTTAAGTTCTTCTCGCAAAAGTTCCATAGTCTTTTGTTTGTACCGATTGATAGATTTTACGCTAAGATTCATTTCTTCCGCAATCTCCACATGAGTTTTTCCTTCAAAGAAGCTTTTCATAAACACATTGCGATAATTCTCGGGAAGTTTGGTCAATGTTTCGTATAGCATCCTGTACAATTCATCGAGTGTATATACGCTATCCGGCTCTGATTCATAAATAGGAGCCTTCTTTTGTATATTTTCAGCATAACTCCATTCATATTCCTGATGTTTCAGAAAGTTCAGACAGCTATTTTTCACACACATTTTGATATATCCTAATGCTGTGTCCGACTGTAAGTCAAAAGAATCGGTATCCAACTTGTCCCATAATGAAGTGAACACGTCCGAAACAATATCCTGACGTATGTCTTTATCGTCAACAAACCTTTTAGCATACAGGCAGAATGGGGCGTAGTATTCCTCATAAAGTTGCTTGAAAGTCAGTTCTTTGGCCTGTTTTGAAAAAGATATTTTCATTATTTAGAGATTCTGTTGTTTTTCATTTTCGCTGCAAATATATAACAAGATAACAAGCTAATCCAAAATATGCTATTTTTTTTTGTCTTTTAGGATTGTATTGTCATTCCAATTAGATGTAGGGCGAAAAAAAATAAAAAAAGTTTGTTTTACCTGTCCTTTTTTGAAAGAGTCATTTGTATTATAAATGTAATTGCAATTAAAAAGATAAAGATGTTGAAAGAAAATATGGAAAATATGAATCCGGAATCATTGCTCCGTAGAGCGCAAATGTTGGGAGATGATATTAAAGAAATGGAGTCCATTGATGTATTGGGTGCCTATCGTCAGGCACAAGCTAAAATAATAGAGGATAGGAGAAAGAAAATGTATAATCAGTTAATGCGTTATGCTGCTTTTTTAACTATACCATTGTTGTTATCATCTTTAATACTGGGATATTTGTATTGGGGTGGAGAGGAAACAGGAGAAAAGTATGCCGAAGTAATGGCTGCCAGAGGTTCGATTATTCGTTATGAGCTCCCTGACCATTCGGTTGTTTGGCTGAATTCTGGAAGTACGTTGCGCTATCCTACAGTTTTCAAAAAAGATAATCGAAATGTGGAGTTGAAAGGAGAAGCATATTTTGAAGTTGAAGCAGACCATGAACGTCCTTTTTATGTAAATACTCCGGGTGGTTTAAGTGTTTATGTTTATGGAACAAAATTTAATGTAAATGCTTATGAAGATGATAGTTATGTTGAAACTGTATTGGAGAAAGGTAAAGTGAATGTCATTTCTCCTGATGGAAAAACAATAGCTCAGTTAGTGCCGGGAGAACAATTGCGCTATAATAAACTGGAACGAGAACTATCGAAAAACAAGGTCGACGTATATGAAAAGGTGGCATGGAAAGATGGAAAGTTGATATTCCGTAATACAGAATTAGGCGAAATCTTTGAACGTTTGGAACGACATTTTAATGTAGATATTCAGTTCAATAATATATCGGGAAAAGAATATAAATATCGTGCAACTTTCAGAAATGAAACCTTGCCTCAAATATTGGATTACCTTGCTAAATCCGCTGCTTTGAAATGGAGAACAGAAGAAGCAGTGCAGCAAGAAGATGATACGTTTACAAAGAAAAAAATAATAGTAGATTTATATTAGTAACCTTTTAAAAAAATGATAGCCTATGATATAACACAGTAATTACAAAAAAAAGGAAGAAAGCTGCTACCAACAGCTGTCTTCCCCCGATTTTTCAGATTCACGGTAAAAGAGTCTTGCAAACGCTAACCGGAATCAAACCATAGTTCATTATAGTAATAAACTTTAGTTAACCGCAAATGTATGAAAAAAAATCATTCATTTATTGCATTATATCCTAAATATGCTTTAAATCTAAAACTACCTTTAGTTATGAGGATCAGTCTGGTACTACTTTTTGCTGTGATTTTACAGCTTTCAGCTGAGAATAGCTATGCCCAGCGAACACGAATAGCTATTTCTATGTCCAATGCTACAATAGAGCAAGTGTTGAATAAAATAGAGGAAATGTCGGAGTACGTATTCCTTTATAATGATAAGACGATTCAAACGGATCGTGTCGTTTCTGTAAGTAATAAGTCAGGAAAAATATTGGATATTCTTAGTGAAATTTTCCAAGGGACGAATATTGCTTACACCGTGGTGGATAAACAGATTATCCTTTCTACAAATAAAATACAGGTTGTTCAGCAGAACCCGTTGATTCAGATAAAAGGTGTAGTGAAGGATACGAAAGGAGAACCTTTGATTGGTGTAAATATCAAGGTGAAAGGTTCGACAGTCGGCGCTATTACAGATATGGATGGGCAGTTTACACTTCAGGCAGAGAGAAATGCAGTGCTGGAGGTTTCCTATATCGGGTATACACAGCAGGAGTTGAAGGTCACGGATAATCCGAATTTAGCTATCGTGATGGTAGAAGACAATCAAGTGCTTAGTGAAGTCGTAGTGACTGCGCTGGGTATTAAACGTGAGACGAAATCTTTGACTTATAATGTGCAGGAAATGAAAGCTGCAGATTTGACGAGTGTAAAAGATGCTAACTTTATTAATAGTCTGGCCGGGAAAGTGGCAGGTGTCACGATTAATCAGAACGCTTCGGGTATAGGCGGGTCGGCACGTGTTGTTATGCGTGGTACCAAGTCTCTTTTTGGAGGAAACAACGCTTTGTATGTAGTGGATGGTATTCCTTTGGCTGATATGCGTAGCAATCAGGAAGCTAATTTCTATGAATCACCCGATGGCGGCGATAGTGATGGAATCTCCGGCATCAATCCGGATGATATTGAATCCATGTCTGTACTGACCGGTGCGGCGGCTGCGGCACTGTATGGAACACAAGGGGCAAACGGTGTGATACTGGTCACTACAAAGAAAGGAGAAGAAGGTAAACTACGGGTGAGTTATTCCAATGACACACAGTTTATGTCTCCATTTGTGATGCCTGAATTTCAAAACACATATGGTTCTCCTGAAGAAACATTCTCTAGTTGGGGGGCGAAAATGAATACTCCCTCATCATGGGAACCAAAAGATTTTTTTCAAACCGGTTTCAGTGAGACTAACTCTTTGAGCTTGTCGGCAGGAAATAGTCGCAATCAAACTTACTTTTCGGCTGCTTCTACCAATGCACGGGGTATCATTCCGCATAATACCTATAATCGTTACAACTTTACGTTGCGTAATACAACTGAGCTGATTAAAGATAAACTAACTCTGGATATGAGCGCATCATATATTATGACTAACAATAATAATATGCTGTCACAGGGGCAATATCATAATCCGCTGGTTCCATTGTATTTATTTCCGCGTGGAGACGATATGAATAAGTATAAGGTCTTTGAGCGTTATAATCCTGAGCTGTATTACGACACTCAGTTCTGGCCTTACAAAGAGCAAGGGCTGGGCATGCAAAATCCGTATTGGATAACTAATCGGGAAAACTTTGCTAATAAGAAATCACGCTACACATTTACGGCTTCTGCTAATTATAAAGTGACGGAGTGGTTGAACATTGTAGGACGTCTGCGCGTGGATAATAGCAATGATACTTATACTCGTAAAATATCAGCTTCTTCAAGCACATTGTTTGCTTCTGAGTTTGGTAACTACATGAATATGAAGACTGAATATAAAAATACGTATGGTGATGTGATGGCTCAAATCAATAAACGTTGGAAGGACTGGGGAATAAACGCTAATGTCGGCGGAAGTTTCACAGATCAGACCAATGAAGTGATTGGATACGAAGGGCATCTTTTGACTGTTCCCAATTTATTCTCTTATTCTAATATAGATCGTAACGGTGCTCAAACCAAACCGATTCAGAGTGGTTATCATGATAATTCACAGGCGGTATTTGCGACATTCCAATTAGCATATAAGAGTTGGGCATTTCTGGACTTGACCGGGCGTAATGACTGGTACTCTTCTCTCGCTTTTACAAAGAATAAGAATAAAGGTTTCTTTTATTATTCTGCGGGTTTGTCAACGGTGATTACAGAAATGGCGGATTTGTCAAAAGCAGGAATTTCATTCTTGAAATTGAGAGCTTCATACAGTGAAGTCGGCAATGCACCTGTACGATATGTAACTTCCGCAACTTATGAGTTGGATGGAGGTAAATTGCAGACATTGCCTAATATCCCGGCTACTTTCCTGAAGCCGGAACGTACGAAAGCTTTTGAACTTGGAGCCAATATACGGATGTTCCATGACCTTCTGAATCTGGATGTGACCTATTATAACACCAATACTTATAATCAGTTCTTTACATTCACAATGCCGCCGAGCAGCGGATACAACCAATACTATGTGAATGCCGGTAAAGTAAATAACTGGGGTATTGAAGCCAGTTTAGGTGTGAAAACCAAATTAGGGCCAGTGAATTGGCGCTCTAATCTCACATTTACGATGAACCGTAATGAGATCAAAGAACTATTGCCGAAAGATATGAGAAATCCGGTCACAGGAGCGTTGATGAATGTGAAAGAAATAGAGCCGTTCAGTCCCCAGGGTAGTTATAAAATGATACTGAAAGAAGGAGGAACGATGAACGATATTTATGTGACAGGATTGGCTATAGACCATCAGGGTAACGTAAAAGTAAATCCGCAGACCGGAGCAATCAGTACGGATCCGTTAACTTGGATTAAAGCAGGTAGCAATGCCCCCCGTTTCAATTGGGGATGGAATAATAGCTTTAGCTATGCAGGTTTCAACTTAGGTTTCTTGATTGACGCCCGCATCGGTGGAGTTGGAGTTTCGGCCACTCAGGCATTGATGGATCGTTTCGGAACATCGACGACTACTGCCATTGCAAGGGATAACGGCGGTGTGATGGTGAACGGCCATATGATGACAGCGAAAGATTACTATTCAGTAGTCGGTTCAGGTTCTACAGGAGCTTTGGCACATTATACATACAGTATGACGAATGTCCGGTTGAGAGAACTCTCTCTGGGCTATACTTTCCCTACCGAATGGTTCAATAACGCGATAAATAATCTGACTGTTTCGTTGATTGGAAAGAATTTGTTCATGTTCCATAATAAGGCCCCGTTCGACCCGGAAATTACTGCTTCTACGGGAACTTATTATCAAGGCTTTGACTACTTTATGCAACCGAGTTTGAGAAGCATAGGATTTAGTGTGAAATTTCAATATTGATGTTAATTAAGGCTTGATAACCATGAAAAATAGATTAAATTGGAAATATGCGATTGGTGCATTGTGTTTTTTGTCTATGATGTACTCATGTACCAGCAATTTTGATGAATATAATACAAATCAGTATGAGGCCACTGACGAGATGTTGGCCGGACTGATTAAGATCGGAGCTTTCTTTCCAACTATGCAGGCTGATGTGGTGCCTACCAGTGATGTAGATGCCAATGAATTTCAGCGTGCACAGAATTTGGCGGGAGATATCCATTCCGGATATATGGCAGCTATTGGTACTTGGAATTACGGGAATAATGCATCGCAGTATAATCTGGCGTATGACCGTTGGAATGATGTGGCTTTTTCTGTAGCTTTCAGGAAGGTGATGCCGGCATGGAAAGAAGTGAAGGACAAAAGCCGTGAAGAATATCCCGAGGTTTTTGCAGTTGCAGAAATCATAAAAGTTGAAGCTATGCATCGCATTACAGATATTTACGGTCCTTTGCCATATTTGAAATTCGGACATGGAGAGATTACCACTCCTTATGATTCTCAGGAAGTGATTTATAAATCTTTCTTCGACGATTTGGACAAGGCGATAACTACGTTGAAGAATTACGTGGCGAATTATCCTTCTTCAAAACCACTGAAAAAATATGACATGATTTATGGCGGTGATTTTGCTAAATGGATTACGTTTGCCAATTCTTTGAAATTGCGTTTGGCTATGCGTTTGGTGTATGTGGAACCGAAGCTGGCCCAGCAATATGCTGAAGAAGCTGTGAAATCGGGAGTTATGCAGACAAATGCAGAAAATGCTTTTTTAAAGTCCAATTTGGGGATTTCTGTATTTAACCCGTTGAAAATATGTTGGGATAGTTATAGCGATATACGAATGGGAGCACTCATGGAGAGTTTCCTGGTCGGATATAATGATACCCGTCTGCCTATGTATTTTCAGGAATCGGCATTAGGCGGTTATCATGGGGCAAGATTGGGAAATAGCATCTATAACAAAACTGCTTACGAAAAACTATCTTCTCCCAATGTGATGGAAAATACTCCGGTACAATGGATGGTTGCGGCAGAGATGTATTTCCTTCGTGCTGAAGGCGCTATCAGAGGTTGGGCGATGAACGGCGACGCAAAAAAACTGTATGAAGATGGTATACGTACTTCTTTCGAACAGTGGAAGGCCTCATTGGGTAGTTATCTGACGAATAGTACGGCTAAGCCGGCAGCCTTCGTTGCAAAAGCCGGTTCGGGCTCTGTCTCGGCTAGCAATTCATTATTGCCTACCATCACGGTTCCTTGGGTCGAGAATGATGATTTTGAAGTAAAGTTGGAGCGGATTCTGACGCAAAAGTGGTTGGCTATATATCCTGACGGACAGGAAGCATGGACTGAATTTCGCCGTACAGGATACCCCAAAGTTTTTCCGGTACTTACAAATAGAAATAGTAGCGTGATTGATACTGAATTACAGGTTCGCCGCTTGCCTTTCCCTCAATCAGAATATGATACGAATGAAGAAGAAGTAAGTAAAGCCATCCAACTTCTTGGAGGAAATGATAATGGTGGAACCAAATTATGGTGGGATAAGAAAGTAAGAAAATGATCTTTTTAATATAGAATAGTTATGAAAAAACTGTTGAAAAATATAGCTGTGGCTTTATTTGCTGTAGTATGCTTTACTGCTTGCGATACGGATATTGAACCACTACAACTTCAGAAGCCTGAGATAAAAACTGAAGAATATTATGCTAATTTGAGAGCTTATAAGAAGAGTGAACACCAACTGGCATTTGGCTGGTTTGGTGGTTGGACTGCTAAAGGAGCCGCTCTATCGAAATACTTGACTTCGGTACCGGATAGTGTCGACTTAATATCTATTTGGGGAGCTTGGTCTAACTTGAACCCCGAGCAGATTGCCGATTTAAGATATGTACAGGAAGTAAAAGGAACTAAAGTGATGTTTACCGTATTTGCTCATGAGATTCCCGAACCATTTGATGTTACAAAAGAAGGAATAGAGGCTTATGCCTCTGCCCTTTGTGATTCTGTTTCCAAGTATGGATATGATGGATTGGATTTGGACTATGAACCGGGATTTGGTGGAAAAGGTCCGTTGGTATCATGGGAGGGGCATATGGATAATATGGAAATTTTTGTAAGAAAGCTTAGTGAACGCTTAGGCCCGGCTTCCGGGACGGGTAAACTGCTGGCTATTGACGGAGTACCTTATCATCTGAATTTAGGTTTGGCGGAATTATTTGACTACGGCATTGTACAGGCATACTATTGCCATTCTTATACGGATTTGCAGGACAGATTTGACAATGCGGACAAGAATGGTTGGAAGCCGAAACAATATATTTTCACCGAAGACTTTGAGAAGAGCTGGAGAACCGGCGGTGAAACGGATTATAAAGATGAGGAGGGGAATGTTATGGCTTCACTGATCGGAATGGCACGTTTCCATCCTACTCAAGGGAAGAAAGGAGGATGTGGCTCTTATCATATGGAGTATGAGTATAATCATACGGACGAGGAATATAAGTTTCTCCGTCAGGCTATTCAGATTATGAATCCTGCGGCTCATTAATTTTTCAATGAAAGGAATAATATTATGAAAATGAAATTATTGATTATAGCAGCTATTGTCGCTTTGTTTACAGGTTGCAAGAATGAAGAAGATTTTCGAGATGTGATATATTTTACGGGAACCGAAACAACTCCTACGACTAAATATTCGATAGATGGTCCGTCGGATATTGGTATTAGCATTTCAGCTTCTTGTAAAGTGAAGAATGATGTGACGGCTCAAGTGCAAGTGAGGCCGGAACTAGTTGAGTCTTATAATAAGGAGTACGCCAAAAATTATAAGCCTCTACCCAAAGGGTGTTATCAATTATCTGCTACATCATTAGTGCTTGCAGAAGGTAAGTATGTTTCCAACCCATTGCGTCTGTCCATTACTTCTGTGGAGGATTTTGAAGAAGGTGTGACTTATTGTCTACCGATTTCTATTGTAAGCGTAGAAGGCGGGTTGCCGGTATTGGAAAGCTCAAGAACTGTATATGCTGTTATTAATCAGACTATCATTACTTATGCTACCGATTTTGGTGGAAGTGGATATTTTGCTGTACCATTTTCAGATGACGAGAGTCTGCAATCTGTACCTCAGGTTACTATGGAAGCCCGAGTCTATGTGAAAGAATTTAAGGGGAGTAATCCGTTTATTAGTTCTATTATGGGTATTGAAGAGAATTTCCTTTTGAGATTTGGTGATGTGAATATTGATAAGAACCAGATTCAGTTGGCAGGTGGAAAATTCCCTGTTACAGGTACTTTACAATTCGAAACGAATAAATGGTATCACGTGGCTGTAACCTATGATGGGGCACAGATCAAATTATATATCAATGGAGAGTTGAATGCTACGACTGATGCTCCTCGTGGTCCGATAGATTTGGCTGCTTCCAAGGGATTTTATGTTGGATACTCTGCAGGCGGTCGCCAATTGAAGGGTGCCGTCAGTGAGGTGCGTGTATGGACAAAAGCTCTAAGTGAGGCTGATATTGCTAATAATATCTGCTATGTAGATCCTACATCCGACGGTCTTCTCGCTTATTGGAGATGTAATGAGGGCACCGGAAAAGCAATAAAAGACTGGTCGGGCAATGGTTGGGACGTAACTGTTACCGGAAGCGTGTCGTGGACGGAAGGAGTACGTTGTCCTGATAATTAAGTATGTTATAAATAGAATGTATTGCTAATTAAAAAAAGGGGAATTGCCGTTGCCGGCAGTTTCCCTTTTTTAACCATGCAATAAGTGCTTATGCAGGTTTAACCCCTGTCTTGTTCGGACTGTAAATACTTGTAGATAAAGACGCCTATTATGTTGTAAGGATGGAAGCACAAACTTCCAAAAAATGAAACGAAAGGAGAATAACTTTAGAGCAAGTACATTTGATAGAACATATGTTTTGATAGGTTTATGGCTGTTTTAAGCCTGTTTTTGCGTATCCGGGATAGTATATACTATCCCGGATACGCAAAAACAAGATGTTTTTTTTATTGTCCCATTATTTGTTTTTTCCGTTTAAACAATCTACATTTGACTCCTATATAAATAATAATAACCTAAAATCTAAGATGAACTACCTGGACGAACAAGAAAGAAAAAAGAAATTCGAACGATTTTTTATTGTTACTTTCCCGAAAGTCAAGGCTTTTGCGTGGAAGATTCTAAAATCGGAAGATGATGCGGAAGACATCGCGCAGGATGTGTTTGTCAAATTATGGGATAATCCGGAGATTTGGGAAAAACAAGATACATGGAATAGTTATATTTATACGATGGTGCGTAATCACATCTATAATTTCATAAAACATAAATCTGTCGAGTTCAACTATCAGGAGCAATTGGCACAGGAAGATTCTCCATCTTTCGAGACAGATATTCATGACGAACTGTACGCAAAAGAAATCGAACTATTATTAAAATTGGCATTGGACAGCATGCCGGAACAGCGAAAAAAAGTTTTTATTATGAGTCGGAAGGAAGGACTGAGTAATCAGGAAATAGCTGATAATCTGCAACTTTCAGTCCGTACAGTGGAGCGCCATATCTATTTGGCACTGCAAGAACTAAAAAAAGTCATATTAATTGCATTTTTTTTGTATTTCGGTTGAGTAGTCTCTTTTAGCTAGTTGTCTATATTATATAAGCAATAAAAAATGAAGGATTATATTCAAAGAATTATTAGTGCATTTACAGCTTCCCGGCACAATGAGATACTGACCAAAGAAGTTCATCAATGGTTAGTGGATGAGAAGCATGCGGATGAAAAAGATGCTGCACTGCATACGTTATGGGAGGAAACAGAGGGAAAAATCAACACAGACACATGGAACTCCCTTTCTGAAGTATATGATAAAGTAGGTGTAAACGAACAAAAGAAAACGCGAGGGTTCCGAATACGGGTATGGCAATATACGGCTGCCGCGGTTGTGATTTTCGCAATCTCGATTTCCGGGACGTTCTTCTTGACAAAGAATAAATATTCGGAAGCAGCCATGGTAGAGAACTTTACTTCTGCCGGCAATATGAATGTAATTGAACTGCCCGATGGGAGTAAAGTACAGACAAACTCGGGGACTTTACTGCTCTACCCGGAAATATTCAAAGGAGATACACGTACCGTATATCTGATAGGGGAAGCAAATTTCCGGGTGATGAAGAATCCTGATAAACCCTTTATCGTGAAGTCGGGTATAGTATCTGTCACAGCTTTAGGTACAGAATTTAATGTGGCAGCATACCCGGAGACTAATGAGATAATAGCAACATTGCTGACTGGTAAAATAAAAGTAGACTGTAATGGGGGGAAGAATAGCTATATATTGAACCCCGGAGAACAGATTGTTTATCAGAATACTACATCCCAAAGCTATCTTGCCAATGCGAATATGGAGGATGTGACTGCCTGGCAGAAAGGATTGTTTGTATTTAGAGGAAAAACAATGAAAGAGATTCTGTTTACTTTAGAACGACGGTTTAATGTTACTTTCCAATGTAATATAAGTAGTTTCAGTAATGATAAATATAACTTCAGTTTCCGACAGAATGCCAGCATCGAAGAAATAATGAATGTTATGGGAGAGATAGTGGGAGGATTTAACTATAAAATAGAAGGAAATGTATGCTATATAAAAAATAAGAAATAATGAATTGAAATAATATATTGTTTAACCTTATAAACACTACCATCATGAAAAAAAGTATCCGGAAAAAGGATGCCGCCTGATTCCGGATATGAAATGTCTTTTTAGTATTAAAGCCAATAGCTTAATTTTTGACGAATATAATATTATGAGTTTAACACTAAAAACGCTACGAAGATATGAATTTATATCTATTAAAAGCTAAATGTATAACATTTTTTTGCTGTTTGTTATTCATGCAGACAGCTCTATTTGCCCAAGGCAATGTGAGGATAAACCTGAAAGGGAATGAAATTACATTACGGGAGGCTCTGACGGAGATTGAAAAACAATCTAAAATGTCCGTTGCTTACAATGAATCACAATTGGGAAGCAATAAACGTATCTCGCTGAATATCAATAATCAAACTTTAGAACAAGCTCTTGATGCTATCTTGAAAGGAACAGGATTTGGTTATAAACTGAAGGGTGGTTACATCATGATAACTCCTGTCAAACAAGACACTCCGGTGGCTAAGCAGATCAGAGGTAAAGTGGTTGACGAACAAGGCGAAGCGCTGATTGGGGTGAATGTTTCCGTTGACGGAACAGACGCAGGTACTATAACTAATATTGACGGGGAGTTTTCGATACAGGCATTTAAGAATGCTACTTTGAAGATTTCCTATATAGGTTATGCTACTCAGAGCATCAAAGTTCAGGATAGGGATATTTATAACATAACATTAATTCCCGATACGAAAGTTCTTGATGAAGTTGTTGTAACAGCATTGGGTATTAAACGTGCTGAAAAGGCTTTGAGTTACAATGTACAACAAGTGAAGAGCGATGAACTGACTACTGTGAAAAGCGCCAACTTTATGAACGCGCTTGTCGGAAAGGTAGCCGGAGCAACAATCAATACAAGTGCATCCGGTCCCGGTGGAGCCGTAAAGGTGGTTATGCGTGGTGCCAAGTCCATCTCTCAAAGTAACAATGCACTTTATGTGATTGATGGTATTCCTATGTATAATTCGAGTGTGAATAATGATGTCAGCGAAGGAGCGTTATCCGTACAACCGGGTAGTGAATCTGCGGCAGACATTAATCCGGATGACATCGAAAGTATGACTTTGCTGACCGGTCCGTCGGCGGCTGCCCTTTACGGATATGAAGGAGCCAATGGAGTTGTGCTGATCACTACGAAGAAAGGGCGTGCGGA
The DNA window shown above is from Bacteroides faecium and carries:
- a CDS encoding RNA polymerase sigma-70 factor; this translates as MKISFSKQAKELTFKQLYEEYYAPFCLYAKRFVDDKDIRQDIVSDVFTSLWDKLDTDSFDLQSDTALGYIKMCVKNSCLNFLKHQEYEWSYAENIQKKAPIYESEPDSVYTLDELYRMLYETLTKLPENYRNVFMKSFFEGKTHVEIAEEMNLSVKSINRYKQKTMELLREELKDYLPLLLLLFSYPE
- a CDS encoding FecR family protein — translated: MENMNPESLLRRAQMLGDDIKEMESIDVLGAYRQAQAKIIEDRRKKMYNQLMRYAAFLTIPLLLSSLILGYLYWGGEETGEKYAEVMAARGSIIRYELPDHSVVWLNSGSTLRYPTVFKKDNRNVELKGEAYFEVEADHERPFYVNTPGGLSVYVYGTKFNVNAYEDDSYVETVLEKGKVNVISPDGKTIAQLVPGEQLRYNKLERELSKNKVDVYEKVAWKDGKLIFRNTELGEIFERLERHFNVDIQFNNISGKEYKYRATFRNETLPQILDYLAKSAALKWRTEEAVQQEDDTFTKKKIIVDLY
- a CDS encoding TonB-dependent receptor, yielding MRISLVLLFAVILQLSAENSYAQRTRIAISMSNATIEQVLNKIEEMSEYVFLYNDKTIQTDRVVSVSNKSGKILDILSEIFQGTNIAYTVVDKQIILSTNKIQVVQQNPLIQIKGVVKDTKGEPLIGVNIKVKGSTVGAITDMDGQFTLQAERNAVLEVSYIGYTQQELKVTDNPNLAIVMVEDNQVLSEVVVTALGIKRETKSLTYNVQEMKAADLTSVKDANFINSLAGKVAGVTINQNASGIGGSARVVMRGTKSLFGGNNALYVVDGIPLADMRSNQEANFYESPDGGDSDGISGINPDDIESMSVLTGAAAAALYGTQGANGVILVTTKKGEEGKLRVSYSNDTQFMSPFVMPEFQNTYGSPEETFSSWGAKMNTPSSWEPKDFFQTGFSETNSLSLSAGNSRNQTYFSAASTNARGIIPHNTYNRYNFTLRNTTELIKDKLTLDMSASYIMTNNNNMLSQGQYHNPLVPLYLFPRGDDMNKYKVFERYNPELYYDTQFWPYKEQGLGMQNPYWITNRENFANKKSRYTFTASANYKVTEWLNIVGRLRVDNSNDTYTRKISASSSTLFASEFGNYMNMKTEYKNTYGDVMAQINKRWKDWGINANVGGSFTDQTNEVIGYEGHLLTVPNLFSYSNIDRNGAQTKPIQSGYHDNSQAVFATFQLAYKSWAFLDLTGRNDWYSSLAFTKNKNKGFFYYSAGLSTVITEMADLSKAGISFLKLRASYSEVGNAPVRYVTSATYELDGGKLQTLPNIPATFLKPERTKAFELGANIRMFHDLLNLDVTYYNTNTYNQFFTFTMPPSSGYNQYYVNAGKVNNWGIEASLGVKTKLGPVNWRSNLTFTMNRNEIKELLPKDMRNPVTGALMNVKEIEPFSPQGSYKMILKEGGTMNDIYVTGLAIDHQGNVKVNPQTGAISTDPLTWIKAGSNAPRFNWGWNNSFSYAGFNLGFLIDARIGGVGVSATQALMDRFGTSTTTAIARDNGGVMVNGHMMTAKDYYSVVGSGSTGALAHYTYSMTNVRLRELSLGYTFPTEWFNNAINNLTVSLIGKNLFMFHNKAPFDPEITASTGTYYQGFDYFMQPSLRSIGFSVKFQY
- a CDS encoding RagB/SusD family nutrient uptake outer membrane protein; its protein translation is MKNRLNWKYAIGALCFLSMMYSCTSNFDEYNTNQYEATDEMLAGLIKIGAFFPTMQADVVPTSDVDANEFQRAQNLAGDIHSGYMAAIGTWNYGNNASQYNLAYDRWNDVAFSVAFRKVMPAWKEVKDKSREEYPEVFAVAEIIKVEAMHRITDIYGPLPYLKFGHGEITTPYDSQEVIYKSFFDDLDKAITTLKNYVANYPSSKPLKKYDMIYGGDFAKWITFANSLKLRLAMRLVYVEPKLAQQYAEEAVKSGVMQTNAENAFLKSNLGISVFNPLKICWDSYSDIRMGALMESFLVGYNDTRLPMYFQESALGGYHGARLGNSIYNKTAYEKLSSPNVMENTPVQWMVAAEMYFLRAEGAIRGWAMNGDAKKLYEDGIRTSFEQWKASLGSYLTNSTAKPAAFVAKAGSGSVSASNSLLPTITVPWVENDDFEVKLERILTQKWLAIYPDGQEAWTEFRRTGYPKVFPVLTNRNSSVIDTELQVRRLPFPQSEYDTNEEEVSKAIQLLGGNDNGGTKLWWDKKVRK
- a CDS encoding glycoside hydrolase family 18, with amino-acid sequence MKKLLKNIAVALFAVVCFTACDTDIEPLQLQKPEIKTEEYYANLRAYKKSEHQLAFGWFGGWTAKGAALSKYLTSVPDSVDLISIWGAWSNLNPEQIADLRYVQEVKGTKVMFTVFAHEIPEPFDVTKEGIEAYASALCDSVSKYGYDGLDLDYEPGFGGKGPLVSWEGHMDNMEIFVRKLSERLGPASGTGKLLAIDGVPYHLNLGLAELFDYGIVQAYYCHSYTDLQDRFDNADKNGWKPKQYIFTEDFEKSWRTGGETDYKDEEGNVMASLIGMARFHPTQGKKGGCGSYHMEYEYNHTDEEYKFLRQAIQIMNPAAH